In one window of Microtus pennsylvanicus isolate mMicPen1 chromosome 2, mMicPen1.hap1, whole genome shotgun sequence DNA:
- the LOC142844266 gene encoding olfactory receptor 4F3/4F16/4F29-like, with protein sequence MDEGNHSMVSEFLLLGLTNSWGIQILLFLFFTVFYVAIMLGNLLIVLTIVSDHHLHSPMYFLLANLSFIDTGVSSIATPKMIYDLFRKHKVISMNGCITQMFFIHTVGGTEMVLLIVMAYDRYIAICKPLHYLTIMSLRMCIFLLTLAWTIGLIHSVAQLAFVVNLPFCEANKMDSFYCDFPRFIKLACTDTYRLEFLVTANSGFISMATFFILVVSYIFILVTVRKHSSGASSKALSTLSAHITVVLFFFGPCIVIYVWPFPTLPIDKFLAIFDVIITPFMNPVIYTLRNKEMKVAMRRLFVRSLSFKKFFH encoded by the coding sequence ATGGATGAAGGAAATCACTCCATGGTATCAGAATTTCTGTTGCTGGGTCTCACCAATTCATGGGGAATTCAGATTCTCCTTTTCCTGTTCTTCACAGTATTTTATGTAGCAATCATGCTAGGTAACCTTCTCATTGTGCTCACAATCGTCTCAGACCATCACCTGCACTCCCCAATGTACTTCCTGCTGGCCAACCTCTCTTTTATAGATACAGGTGTGTCCAGCATTGCTACCCCAAAGATGATTTATGACCTCTTCAGAAAGCACAAAGTCATTTCCATGAATGGGTGCATCACTCAGATGTTCTTCATTCACACTGTGGGAGGAACGGAGATGGTGCTGCTCATAGTCATGGCCTATGACCGGTACATCGCCATCTGTAAGCCCCTCCACTACCTCACCATCATGAGTCTAAGGATGTGCATTTTTCTCTTGACTCTGGCTTGGACCATTGGCCTTATCCATTCTGTGGCCCAGTTGGCTTTTGTTGTCAATTTACCCTTCTGTGAAGCTAATAAAATGGATAGCTTTTATTGTGATTTTCCTCGGTTCATCAAACTTGCatgtacagacacatacagactGGAGTTCCTGGTCACTGCCAACAGTGGTTTCATCTCCATGGCTACCTTCTTCATCCTGGTTGTGTCTTACATCTTCATCCTGGTCACGGTTCGCAAACATTCCTCAGGTGCCTcctccaaggccctctccactcTCTCAGCTCACATCACTGTGGTGCTTTTCTTCTTTGGTCCTTGCATTGTTATCTATGTGTGGCCTTTCCCTACTTTACCCATAGATAAATTTTTAGCAATTTTTGATGTCATCATCACTCCTTTCATGAATCCTGTCATCTATACACTTAGAAATAAGGAGATGAAAGTTGCAATGAGAAGACTCTTTGTTAGGTCTTTAAGTTtcaaaaaattctttcattgA